In one Oxyura jamaicensis isolate SHBP4307 breed ruddy duck chromosome 14, BPBGC_Ojam_1.0, whole genome shotgun sequence genomic region, the following are encoded:
- the SLC9A3R2 gene encoding Na(+)/H(+) exchange regulatory cofactor NHE-RF2 isoform X1, giving the protein MAKDQLKPRLCHMLKGENGYGFHLHGEKGKSGQFIRKVEPGSPAEAAGLRAGDRVVEVNGLNVEQETHHQVVQRIKAVETETRLLVVDKETDEYLCSLRLTCTEEMVHSGVLLGSGISPTKSVGSDNGEVWKPQLDLSGGSLQRHSHSFSSHGSRKDLNGQKELCPRLCHLKKGPNGYGFNLHSEKSRPGQFIRSVDPDSPASRAGLRPQDRLVEVNGINVEGLRHSEVVSHIKARESEARLLVVDPETDDYFKKLGVTPTEEHTKGVVPQPLTNGSAQTQLNGGSTSSSHSDLQSPGKESEDGDSEKRDPFEESGLSLSPTAAEAKEKVRAKRVKKRAPQMDWNKKREIFSNF; this is encoded by the exons ATGGCCAAGGACCAGCTGAAGCCGCGGCTGTGCCACATGCTGAAGGGGGAGAACGGCTACGGCTTCCACCTGCACGGCGAGAAGGGCAAGAGCGGGCAGTTCATCCGCAAAGTGGAGCCCGGTTCCCCCGCCgaggcggcggggctgcgcGCCGGGGACCGCGTCGTGGAGGTGAACGGGCTCAACGTGGAGCAGGAGACGCACCACCAG GTTGTGCAGCGCATCAAAGCCGTGGAGACAGAGACTCGCTTGCTCGTGGTGGACAAGGAGACGGACGAGTACCTGTGCAGCCTGCGCCTGACGTGCACGGAGGAGATGGTGCACAGTGGGGTCCTGCTGGGCTCTGGCATCTCGCCCACCAAGTCGGTGGGCAGTGACAACGGGGAGGTCTGGAAGCCGCAGCTGGACCTGAGCGGGGGCAGCCTCCAGCGGCACTCGCACAGCTTCTCCTCGCACGGCAGCAGGAAG GATTTAAACGGACAGAAAGAGCTGTGCCCACGTCTCTGCCACCTGAAGAAAGGCCCCAATGGCTACGGCTTCAACCTGCACAGCGAGAAGTCCCGGCCGGGGCAGTTCATCCGCTCGGTCGACCCGGACTCTCCAGCCTCCAGAGCGGGACTGCGGCCCCAGGACCGGCTGGTGGAG GTGAACGGGATAAACGTGGAGGGGCTGAGGCACTCGGAGGTCGTGTCCCACATCAAGGCCAGGGAGAGCGAAGCCAGGCTCCTGGTGGTGGACCCCGAAACAGATGATTACTTCAAGAAGCTGGGGGTGACCCCCACCGAGGAGCACACCAAAG GTGTGGTGCCTCAGCCCCTGACGAACGGATCCGCGCAGACGCAG CTGAATGGAGGATCCACATCTTCATCTCACAGTGACCTTCAAAGTCCCGGGAAGGAATCGGAG GACGGAGACTCGGAGAAGAGGGACCCGTTTGAGGAGAGCGGGCTGAGCCTGAGCCCCACGGCTGCCGAGGCCAAGGAGAAGGTGCGGGCCAAGCGGGTGAAGAAGAGGGCCCCGCAGATGGACTGGAACAAGAAGCGAGagattttcagtaatttctga
- the SLC9A3R2 gene encoding Na(+)/H(+) exchange regulatory cofactor NHE-RF2 isoform X2, protein MARRRVVQRIKAVETETRLLVVDKETDEYLCSLRLTCTEEMVHSGVLLGSGISPTKSVGSDNGEVWKPQLDLSGGSLQRHSHSFSSHGSRKDLNGQKELCPRLCHLKKGPNGYGFNLHSEKSRPGQFIRSVDPDSPASRAGLRPQDRLVEVNGINVEGLRHSEVVSHIKARESEARLLVVDPETDDYFKKLGVTPTEEHTKGVVPQPLTNGSAQTQLNGGSTSSSHSDLQSPGKESEDGDSEKRDPFEESGLSLSPTAAEAKEKVRAKRVKKRAPQMDWNKKREIFSNF, encoded by the exons ATGGCTCGGAGGCGG GTTGTGCAGCGCATCAAAGCCGTGGAGACAGAGACTCGCTTGCTCGTGGTGGACAAGGAGACGGACGAGTACCTGTGCAGCCTGCGCCTGACGTGCACGGAGGAGATGGTGCACAGTGGGGTCCTGCTGGGCTCTGGCATCTCGCCCACCAAGTCGGTGGGCAGTGACAACGGGGAGGTCTGGAAGCCGCAGCTGGACCTGAGCGGGGGCAGCCTCCAGCGGCACTCGCACAGCTTCTCCTCGCACGGCAGCAGGAAG GATTTAAACGGACAGAAAGAGCTGTGCCCACGTCTCTGCCACCTGAAGAAAGGCCCCAATGGCTACGGCTTCAACCTGCACAGCGAGAAGTCCCGGCCGGGGCAGTTCATCCGCTCGGTCGACCCGGACTCTCCAGCCTCCAGAGCGGGACTGCGGCCCCAGGACCGGCTGGTGGAG GTGAACGGGATAAACGTGGAGGGGCTGAGGCACTCGGAGGTCGTGTCCCACATCAAGGCCAGGGAGAGCGAAGCCAGGCTCCTGGTGGTGGACCCCGAAACAGATGATTACTTCAAGAAGCTGGGGGTGACCCCCACCGAGGAGCACACCAAAG GTGTGGTGCCTCAGCCCCTGACGAACGGATCCGCGCAGACGCAG CTGAATGGAGGATCCACATCTTCATCTCACAGTGACCTTCAAAGTCCCGGGAAGGAATCGGAG GACGGAGACTCGGAGAAGAGGGACCCGTTTGAGGAGAGCGGGCTGAGCCTGAGCCCCACGGCTGCCGAGGCCAAGGAGAAGGTGCGGGCCAAGCGGGTGAAGAAGAGGGCCCCGCAGATGGACTGGAACAAGAAGCGAGagattttcagtaatttctga